In a single window of the Drosophila albomicans strain 15112-1751.03 chromosome 3, ASM965048v2, whole genome shotgun sequence genome:
- the LOC117569585 gene encoding endoplasmic reticulum metallopeptidase 1 isoform X2: protein METKQVRRRHFWFRRQQYQQQRQEQQKQQQQQKQQQPSLGVTMCSEAQEKVAKQPNGCERVFISEDKIKWYWAPAFIGFWLLIYCSISIPASNHLPRPLTIKDEAKYPERFIAERAENNLQSLVALGPRVVGSRANELDTVSLLNTRMRTLRAEVGALHDIEIDRQVASGSYIHWEAVNMYQSIQNIVVKISPKGSNSSTYLLVNSHFDTVPAGPGAGDDGSMVATMMETIRVLSKSKQALKHPVVFLFNGAEENPLQASHAFITQHKWAKNCKALINLDSAGNGGREILFQSGPNHPWLMKSYRRAIKHPYASTLAEEMFQHNFIPSDTDFRIFRDHGAVPGLDMAYQYNGYVYHTSFDRAEIFPRGSFQNTGDNLLSLIREISSAPELEDTSKHAEGHTVYYDVMGWFLVFYTETEGIILNVVVSIAAIVACGLAIKLMSVNTGIKLEKLLKHTLHTFTAQILAVVAGAALTLIIAVFMDLIHLPLSWFTHNWLMLGLYFCPFFVGLGMVPAFYFQYTKNPRFPIGQRVQLLLHCHCLFLALLTLVLTICSIRSAFVLMLTCLFYTVGVVFNISTGLHNRNVAWVIPHIVCYVPPFIFFAYFSHGFIVTFIPMLGRFGDSANPELILAVFSVAIGLLTSGFLVPMLNMFRKSKTIICSLLAITLLCIILAATPLGFPYRPETSVQRFSVLHAKRTFHDTHNNVRRTDSGYFIMPQDRRTYSVKNKVVNMTLAKSVKDDCQKEMLCGLPLYNMRWHKTRARGLWINASEPVLGTEPVVKLVTKKQLTTTRMRYEMQLTGPNHMGLYFQPLNGSRIDDWSFHQAPLRLGYKPPYYIYFSYGASSAALDFWLEVEKPSGDWNTPTLELGVSGFWIHHKELLTSDFTKFVNSFPNYVDVAPWPASYETWFY, encoded by the exons ATGGAAACGAAGCAAGTGCGTCGTCGACATTTCTGGTTTAGACGCCAGCagtatcagcagcagcggcaagagcaacaaaagcagcaacagcagcagaagcagcaacaaccgaGCTTAGGAGTTACAATGTGCAGTGAAGCACAGGAAAAAGTTGCCAAg CAACCGAATGGCTGCGAACGCGTCTTTATCAGCGAAGACAAGATAAAATGGTATTGGGCGCCGGCTTTTATTGGCTTCTGGCTGCTCATTTATTGTTCCATATCCATACCTGCCTCGAATCACCTGCCACGCCCTCTCACCATTAAGGATGAGGCCAAGTATCCGGAACGTTTCATTGCTGAGCGCGCGGAGAACAATCTTCAAAGTTTGGTGGCACTCGGACCACGTGTAGTGGGCAGTCGGGCCAATGAGCTGGACACCGTCAGTTTGCTCAACACCAGAATGCGCACGCTACGCGCTGAGGTAGGCGCTCTACATGACATTGAGATTGACAGGCAGGTTGCCTCAGGCAGCTACATCCACTGGGAGGCCGTGAACATGTATCAGAGCATTCAGAACATTGTGGTCAAGATCAGTCCCAAGGGCTCGAATAGCAGTACTTATTTGCTGGTCAATAGTCACTTCGATACGGTACCAGCAGGTCCGGGTGCTGGCGATGATGGCTCCATGGTGGCCACCATGATGGAGACCATACGTGTGCTCTCCAAATCAAAGCAGGCACTTAAGCATCCGGTGGTGTTTTTGTTCAACGGTGCCGAGGAGAATCCGCTGCAGGCATCGCACGCCTTCATCACCCAACACAAGTGGGCCAAAAACTGCAA AGCACTGATCAACTTGGATTCGGCTGGCAATGGAGGTCGCGAGATTCTCTTTCAATCTGGTCCCAATCATCCGTGGCTGATGAAGAGTTATCGTCGTGCCATCAAGCATCCCTATGCCTCGACTTTGGCCGAGGAGATGTTCCAGCACAACTTTATTCCCTCCGACACCGATTTCCGTATCTTTCGCGATCACGGCGCTGTGCCCGGCCTGGACATGGCTTATCAGTACAATGGCTATGTGTATCACACTAGCTTCGATCGTGCTGAGATCTTTCCACGCGGCAGCTTCCAGAACACTGGCGATAATCTTCTATCGTTGATACGCGAGATTTCCAGTGCACCCGAGTTGGAGGACACCTCGAAACACGCTGAGGGACACACTGTCTATTATGATGTGATGGGCTGGTTCTTGGTCTTCTACACGGAAACCGAAGGCATCATTCTCAATGTTGTGGTGTCCATTGCAGCGATTGTTGCCTGCGGCTTGGCCATCAAGCTGATGTCCGTCAATACGGGCATCAAGCTGGAGAAGCTGCTCAAGCACACACTGCACACCTTTACGGCGCAGATCTTGGCCGTGGTTGCAGGTGCCGCCTTGACGCTTATCATTGCGGTCTTCATGGATCTGATACACTTGCCATTGTCGTGGTTCACACACAACTGGCTGATGCTTGGACTGTATTTCTGTCCCTTCTTCGTTGGCTTGGGAATGGTGCCAGCCTTTTACTTCCAATACACCAAAAAT CCTCGTTTCCCGATTGGACAACGcgttcagctgctgttgcactgcCATTGCTTGTTCCTGGCCCTGCTCACCCTTGTGCTGACTATTTGCAGCATTCGCTCTGCCTTTGTGCTCATGCTCACCTGCCTCTTCTACACTGTCGGTGTTGTCTTCAACATCTCCACCGGTCTGCACAATCGCA ATGTTGCCTGGGTCATTCCACACATCGTGTGTTATGTGCCGCCTTTCATCTTCTTCGCTTACTTCTCGCACGGATTCATCGTCACTTTTATTCCCATGCTGGGACGATTTGGTGATAGCGCCAATCCTGAATTGATTTTAGCCGTCTTCAGTGTCGCCATTGGTCTGCTGACCAGCGGATTTTTGGTGCCCATGCTGAACATGTTCCGCAAGTCGAAGACCATCATCTGCTCCCTGCTGGCCATCACTTTGCTGTGCATCATTCTGGCCGCAACACCACTCGGATTCCCCTACAGACCGGAGACCAGTGTGCAGCGTTTCTCAGTGCTA CACGCCAAGCGCACCTTCCACGATACCCACAACAATGTTCGTCGTACGGACTCTGGTTACTTCATCATGCCACAGGACAGACGTACATACTCCGTCAAGA ATAAGGTTGTCAACATGACACTGGCTAAAAGTGTCAAGGACGATTGCCAAAAGGAAATGCTCTGCGGTCTGCCGCTCTACAACATGCGTTGGCATAAGACGAG AGCGCGCGGCTTATGGATCAATGCATCGGAGCCCGTGCTGGGCACAGAGCCTGTGGTTAAATTGGTAACCAAAAAGCAGCTGACAACTACAAGAATGCGCTACGAGATGCAGCTGACGGGTCCCAATCATATGGGATTGTATTTCCAGCCACTTAATGGTTCTCGGATTGATGACTGGTCCTTCCATCAAGCACCATTGCGTCTAGGCTATAAGCCACCATATTACATATACTTCTCGTATGGCGCCAGTAGCGCCGCTTTGGACTTCTGGCTTGAAGTTGAG AAACCAAGTGGAGATTGGAACACACCCACGTTAGAACTGGGCGTCAGTGGTTTTTGGATACATCACAAGGAACTTCTTACATCGGATTTCACAAAGTTCGTCAACAGTTTCCCCAACTATGTTGATGTTGCGCCTTGGCCAGCGTCTTATGAGACTTGGTTCTATTAA
- the LOC117569585 gene encoding endoplasmic reticulum metallopeptidase 1 isoform X1, with amino-acid sequence MSYTQKTNTLELVEELKKRQEAIEEEAKDSMSSDKVRRRVLTPTSDTSNTDPLLRHGELQLDDKQPNGCERVFISEDKIKWYWAPAFIGFWLLIYCSISIPASNHLPRPLTIKDEAKYPERFIAERAENNLQSLVALGPRVVGSRANELDTVSLLNTRMRTLRAEVGALHDIEIDRQVASGSYIHWEAVNMYQSIQNIVVKISPKGSNSSTYLLVNSHFDTVPAGPGAGDDGSMVATMMETIRVLSKSKQALKHPVVFLFNGAEENPLQASHAFITQHKWAKNCKALINLDSAGNGGREILFQSGPNHPWLMKSYRRAIKHPYASTLAEEMFQHNFIPSDTDFRIFRDHGAVPGLDMAYQYNGYVYHTSFDRAEIFPRGSFQNTGDNLLSLIREISSAPELEDTSKHAEGHTVYYDVMGWFLVFYTETEGIILNVVVSIAAIVACGLAIKLMSVNTGIKLEKLLKHTLHTFTAQILAVVAGAALTLIIAVFMDLIHLPLSWFTHNWLMLGLYFCPFFVGLGMVPAFYFQYTKNPRFPIGQRVQLLLHCHCLFLALLTLVLTICSIRSAFVLMLTCLFYTVGVVFNISTGLHNRNVAWVIPHIVCYVPPFIFFAYFSHGFIVTFIPMLGRFGDSANPELILAVFSVAIGLLTSGFLVPMLNMFRKSKTIICSLLAITLLCIILAATPLGFPYRPETSVQRFSVLHAKRTFHDTHNNVRRTDSGYFIMPQDRRTYSVKNKVVNMTLAKSVKDDCQKEMLCGLPLYNMRWHKTRARGLWINASEPVLGTEPVVKLVTKKQLTTTRMRYEMQLTGPNHMGLYFQPLNGSRIDDWSFHQAPLRLGYKPPYYIYFSYGASSAALDFWLEVEKPSGDWNTPTLELGVSGFWIHHKELLTSDFTKFVNSFPNYVDVAPWPASYETWFY; translated from the exons ATGTCgtatacacaaaaaacaaacacactgGAACTGGTTGAAGAATTGAAGAAGAGGCAAGAGGCAATTGAAGAAGAGGCAAAAGATTCGATGAGCAGTGATAAAGTGCGGCGTCGCGTTCTAACGCCTACGTCGGATACCAGTAACACAGATCCATTGTTGCGACATGGTGAACTGCAGCTGGATGATAAG CAACCGAATGGCTGCGAACGCGTCTTTATCAGCGAAGACAAGATAAAATGGTATTGGGCGCCGGCTTTTATTGGCTTCTGGCTGCTCATTTATTGTTCCATATCCATACCTGCCTCGAATCACCTGCCACGCCCTCTCACCATTAAGGATGAGGCCAAGTATCCGGAACGTTTCATTGCTGAGCGCGCGGAGAACAATCTTCAAAGTTTGGTGGCACTCGGACCACGTGTAGTGGGCAGTCGGGCCAATGAGCTGGACACCGTCAGTTTGCTCAACACCAGAATGCGCACGCTACGCGCTGAGGTAGGCGCTCTACATGACATTGAGATTGACAGGCAGGTTGCCTCAGGCAGCTACATCCACTGGGAGGCCGTGAACATGTATCAGAGCATTCAGAACATTGTGGTCAAGATCAGTCCCAAGGGCTCGAATAGCAGTACTTATTTGCTGGTCAATAGTCACTTCGATACGGTACCAGCAGGTCCGGGTGCTGGCGATGATGGCTCCATGGTGGCCACCATGATGGAGACCATACGTGTGCTCTCCAAATCAAAGCAGGCACTTAAGCATCCGGTGGTGTTTTTGTTCAACGGTGCCGAGGAGAATCCGCTGCAGGCATCGCACGCCTTCATCACCCAACACAAGTGGGCCAAAAACTGCAA AGCACTGATCAACTTGGATTCGGCTGGCAATGGAGGTCGCGAGATTCTCTTTCAATCTGGTCCCAATCATCCGTGGCTGATGAAGAGTTATCGTCGTGCCATCAAGCATCCCTATGCCTCGACTTTGGCCGAGGAGATGTTCCAGCACAACTTTATTCCCTCCGACACCGATTTCCGTATCTTTCGCGATCACGGCGCTGTGCCCGGCCTGGACATGGCTTATCAGTACAATGGCTATGTGTATCACACTAGCTTCGATCGTGCTGAGATCTTTCCACGCGGCAGCTTCCAGAACACTGGCGATAATCTTCTATCGTTGATACGCGAGATTTCCAGTGCACCCGAGTTGGAGGACACCTCGAAACACGCTGAGGGACACACTGTCTATTATGATGTGATGGGCTGGTTCTTGGTCTTCTACACGGAAACCGAAGGCATCATTCTCAATGTTGTGGTGTCCATTGCAGCGATTGTTGCCTGCGGCTTGGCCATCAAGCTGATGTCCGTCAATACGGGCATCAAGCTGGAGAAGCTGCTCAAGCACACACTGCACACCTTTACGGCGCAGATCTTGGCCGTGGTTGCAGGTGCCGCCTTGACGCTTATCATTGCGGTCTTCATGGATCTGATACACTTGCCATTGTCGTGGTTCACACACAACTGGCTGATGCTTGGACTGTATTTCTGTCCCTTCTTCGTTGGCTTGGGAATGGTGCCAGCCTTTTACTTCCAATACACCAAAAAT CCTCGTTTCCCGATTGGACAACGcgttcagctgctgttgcactgcCATTGCTTGTTCCTGGCCCTGCTCACCCTTGTGCTGACTATTTGCAGCATTCGCTCTGCCTTTGTGCTCATGCTCACCTGCCTCTTCTACACTGTCGGTGTTGTCTTCAACATCTCCACCGGTCTGCACAATCGCA ATGTTGCCTGGGTCATTCCACACATCGTGTGTTATGTGCCGCCTTTCATCTTCTTCGCTTACTTCTCGCACGGATTCATCGTCACTTTTATTCCCATGCTGGGACGATTTGGTGATAGCGCCAATCCTGAATTGATTTTAGCCGTCTTCAGTGTCGCCATTGGTCTGCTGACCAGCGGATTTTTGGTGCCCATGCTGAACATGTTCCGCAAGTCGAAGACCATCATCTGCTCCCTGCTGGCCATCACTTTGCTGTGCATCATTCTGGCCGCAACACCACTCGGATTCCCCTACAGACCGGAGACCAGTGTGCAGCGTTTCTCAGTGCTA CACGCCAAGCGCACCTTCCACGATACCCACAACAATGTTCGTCGTACGGACTCTGGTTACTTCATCATGCCACAGGACAGACGTACATACTCCGTCAAGA ATAAGGTTGTCAACATGACACTGGCTAAAAGTGTCAAGGACGATTGCCAAAAGGAAATGCTCTGCGGTCTGCCGCTCTACAACATGCGTTGGCATAAGACGAG AGCGCGCGGCTTATGGATCAATGCATCGGAGCCCGTGCTGGGCACAGAGCCTGTGGTTAAATTGGTAACCAAAAAGCAGCTGACAACTACAAGAATGCGCTACGAGATGCAGCTGACGGGTCCCAATCATATGGGATTGTATTTCCAGCCACTTAATGGTTCTCGGATTGATGACTGGTCCTTCCATCAAGCACCATTGCGTCTAGGCTATAAGCCACCATATTACATATACTTCTCGTATGGCGCCAGTAGCGCCGCTTTGGACTTCTGGCTTGAAGTTGAG AAACCAAGTGGAGATTGGAACACACCCACGTTAGAACTGGGCGTCAGTGGTTTTTGGATACATCACAAGGAACTTCTTACATCGGATTTCACAAAGTTCGTCAACAGTTTCCCCAACTATGTTGATGTTGCGCCTTGGCCAGCGTCTTATGAGACTTGGTTCTATTAA